One stretch of Bombus pascuorum chromosome 14, iyBomPasc1.1, whole genome shotgun sequence DNA includes these proteins:
- the LOC132914246 gene encoding endoplasmic reticulum metallopeptidase 1-like isoform X1, translating to MRDGVRLRQHVSKRTTSDVVYQDKISSKKKEVLPNETQHLLFLFTFYLFVSIIIITFEKKLPEPLMTDKEGLYPGRFIAERAHNHLLNITYIGPRIVGSYENEVLAIKYLTNIINNIVKDANENHKILVNVTKHSGAFPLKFLDGMTNVYRNVQNVIVKIGPHRPTKSSLLINCHFDTFPESPGGSDDGAGCAVMLEILRVISHSPKLFKHNVIFLFNGAEENLLQASHGFITQHPWAKEVRAFINLEACGAGGRELLFQAGPDSSWMLQIYAKSVPYPYASSLAQEIFESGIVPGDTDFRIFRDFGNVSGLDFAWATNGYVYHTKFDNIHQIPLGSLQRTGDNILALLQGIVLDNYLSEVPPQDHTGNPVFFDFLGTFVVRWPQYASSTINIISIVAGIYSIYLNMQNARRDVKKSVYLKHLLLCTGAIIVSWLVSILSCTLIALILTKLGKVMSWYARPAWLFFLYVVPTIFVSMTFFLFIGSRQKKAIKSAWILYQIYCDSYSIIWMSVLFYCVILEIRSGFIPLHWVVFPTLGNILRCNFFNKWRGWKWLFYYLITMCLPYIQSFYLVIGALYLFIPIMGRSGSSINSEVVMANMLCILFSLLLSFTLPFVLLIKNAERILSVLVGIFLITIGVLILTPLGFPYSGDLSSLAPERFMIAHTQRQYYDVNGNLRYTGTGYWIADLDMNSPHSVETMVPEIGAVTSTIKDCEKELYCGLPYFMPVTTFLWKTSWIPGPAPLINVPTKLELISKSIKQNIVSFTFNVTGPDHISIILSPYKGVHLGKWSILEGKPLEGPKWNDRETYFIYYSCASDCVPFTFSLELNVNSMPKTPCLSIALGGHFLHGEHQTSLRFKRFLAQFPSWTVVTPWTATYTSWQF from the exons ATG AGAGACGGAGTGAGATTGCGTCAACATGTCTCTAAAAGAACTACTAGTGATGTGGTATACCAGGATAAGATTTcttcaaaaaagaaagaagtacTGCCAAATGAAACTCAACATTTACTCTTTCTGTTTACCTTCTATCTTTTCGTATCCATCATCATTATCACGTTTGAGAAGAAATTACCTGAGCCATTAATGACAGATAAAGAAGGTCTATATCCAGGAAGATTTATAGCAGAAAGAGCACATAATCATCTTCTAAATATCACATATATTGGGCCACGAATTGTCGGAAGTTACGAGAACGAAGTGTtagcaattaaatatttaacaaacattATCAATAATATAGTCAAAGATGCCAATGAGAACCATAAGATTCTAGTCAATGTAACCAAGCATAGTGGAGCTTTTCCTTTAAAATTTCTGGATGGAATGACTAATGTATACagaaatgtacaaaatgtCATAGTTAAGATTGGTCCTCATAGACCTACCAAGAGcagtttattaataaattgtcaTTTTGATACCTTCCCAGAAAGTCCTG GTGGTTCTGACGATGGAGCTGGTTGTGCTGTGATGTTAGAAATTTTACGTGTGATTTCTCATAGTCCAAAGTTGTTTaagcataatgttatatttttgtttaatggTGCTGAAGAGAACTTATTACAG GCTTCTCATGGCTTTATAACGCAACACCCTTGGGCTAAGGAGGTCAGagcttttataaatttagaagCTTGTGGTGCAGGCGGTcgtgaattattatttcaggCTGGACCTGATAGCTCCTGGATGCTTCAG aTATATGCTAAATCTGTTCCTTATCCTTATGCATCATCCTTAGctcaagaaatatttgaaagtggtATTGTACCTGGAGATACTGATTTTCGAATATTCAGAGACTTTGGGAACGTTTCTG GTCTTGATTTTGCTTGGGCAACCAATGGTTATGTGTACCATACTAAGTTTGATAATATTCATCAAATACCATTGGGGTCTTTACAAAGGACTGGAGATAATATACTTGCTTTATTACAAGGGATAGTAttagataattatttatccGAGGTACCACCTCAAGATCACACAGGAAATCCTGTGTTCTTTGACTTTTTAGGTACATTTGTAGTCAGATGGCCACAGTATGCATCAAgtacaattaatattatcagtATAGTTGCCGgtatatattcaatatatctAAACATGCAAAATGCTCGGCGAG atGTAAAAAAATCAGTATATTTAAAgcatttactattatgtaccgGAGCAATAATCGTTTCATGGTTAGTATCTATACTTTCATGTACATTAATCGCCCTTATTCTTACTAAACTTGGGAAAGTTATGAGTTGGTATGCAAGACCAGCATGGTTGTTTTTCTTATATGTGGTCCCAACTATCTTTGTGTCAATGacgtttttcttatttattgggTCACGTCAAAAGAAGGCAA TTAAATCTGCGTGGATcttatatcaaatatactGTGATTCGTATTCTATAATATGGATGTCTGTTCTCTTCTATTGTGTTATATTGGAGATACGATCTGgttttataccattacatTGGGTTGTATTCCCTACTCTTGGAAATATACTTCGatgtaatttctttaacaAGTGGAGAG GTTGGAAATggctgttttattatttaataacaatgtGTCTACCTTATATACAATCGTTCTACTTAGTAATTGGAgctctttatctttttataccCATAATGGGACGATCTGGTAGCAGTATAAATTCAGAAGTTGTTATGGCTAATATGTTATGCATTCTCTTTTCCTTATTACTCAGTTTCACg TTGCCGTTtgtacttttaataaaaaatgcagAGAGAATCCTGAGTGTGTTAGtgggaatatttttaataactatAGGTGTATTAATTTTGACTCCACTTGGTTTTCCTTATAGTGGTGATTTGTCATCATTGGCACCAGAACGATTTATGATTGCG CACACACAAAGACAATATTACGACGTAAATGGTAATTTGCGGTATACGGGAACAGGATATTGGATAGCTGATTTAGACATGAATAGTCCACATAGTGTGGAAACTATGGTACCTGAAATAGGTGCCGTAACATCAACAATAAAAGATTGTGAGAAAGAATTATATTGTGGCCTACCGTATTTTATGCCTGTTACGACATTTTTATg gAAAACAAGCTGGATTCCAGGTCCTGCACCTTTGATTAATGTACCAACAAAACTTGAACTCATTTCAAAGTCGATAAAACAGAATATTGTCAGTTTCACCTTCAATGTCACAG GTCCTGATcatataagtataattttatctcCATATAAAGGTGTTCATTTAGGAAAATGGTCTATTTTGGAAGGGAAGCCGTTAGAAGGACCTAAATGGAATGATAGAGAAACATACTTTATCTATTATTCTTGTGCGTCCGATTGTGTTCCTTTCACATTTTCTCTTGAATTGAAT gtAAATAGTATGCCCAAAACTCCATGTTTATCAATAGCATTAGGTGGCCACTTTTTACATGGtgaacaccaaacatctttaAGATTTAAACGATTCTTGGCACAATTTCCATCTTGGACGGTCGTCACTCCATGGACAGCTACCTATACTTCTTGGCAATTTTAA
- the LOC132914246 gene encoding endoplasmic reticulum metallopeptidase 1-like isoform X2, whose protein sequence is MRDGVRLRQHVSKRTTSDVVYQDKISSKKKEVLPNETQHLLFLFTFYLFVSIIIITFEKKLPEPLMTDKEGLYPGRFIAERAHNHLLNITYIGPRIVGSYENEVLAIKYLTNIINNIVKDANENHKILVNVTKHSGAFPLKFLDGMTNVYRNVQNVIVKIGPHRPTKSSLLINCHFDTFPESPGGSDDGAGCAVMLEILRVISHSPKLFKHNVIFLFNGAEENLLQASHGFITQHPWAKEVRAFINLEACGAGGRELLFQAGPDSSWMLQIYAKSVPYPYASSLAQEIFESGIVPGDTDFRIFRDFGNVSGLDFAWATNGYVYHTKFDNIHQIPLGSLQRTGDNILALLQGIVLDNYLSEVPPQDHTGNPVFFDFLGTFVVRWPQYASSTINIISIVAGIYSIYLNMQNARRDVKKSVYLKHLLLCTGAIIVSWLVSILSCTLIALILTKLGKVMSWYARPAWLFFLYVVPTIFVSMTFFLFIGSRQKKEVKSAWILYQIYCDSYSIIWMSVLFYCVILEIRSGFIPLHWVVFPTLGNILRCNFFNKWRGWKWLFYYLITMCLPYIQSFYLVIGALYLFIPIMGRSGSSINSEVVMANMLCILFSLLLSFTLPFVLLIKNAERILSVLVGIFLITIGVLILTPLGFPYSGDLSSLAPERFMIAHTQRQYYDVNGNLRYTGTGYWIADLDMNSPHSVETMVPEIGAVTSTIKDCEKELYCGLPYFMPVTTFLWKTSWIPGPAPLINVPTKLELISKSIKQNIVSFTFNVTGPDHISIILSPYKGVHLGKWSILEGKPLEGPKWNDRETYFIYYSCASDCVPFTFSLELNVNSMPKTPCLSIALGGHFLHGEHQTSLRFKRFLAQFPSWTVVTPWTATYTSWQF, encoded by the exons ATG AGAGACGGAGTGAGATTGCGTCAACATGTCTCTAAAAGAACTACTAGTGATGTGGTATACCAGGATAAGATTTcttcaaaaaagaaagaagtacTGCCAAATGAAACTCAACATTTACTCTTTCTGTTTACCTTCTATCTTTTCGTATCCATCATCATTATCACGTTTGAGAAGAAATTACCTGAGCCATTAATGACAGATAAAGAAGGTCTATATCCAGGAAGATTTATAGCAGAAAGAGCACATAATCATCTTCTAAATATCACATATATTGGGCCACGAATTGTCGGAAGTTACGAGAACGAAGTGTtagcaattaaatatttaacaaacattATCAATAATATAGTCAAAGATGCCAATGAGAACCATAAGATTCTAGTCAATGTAACCAAGCATAGTGGAGCTTTTCCTTTAAAATTTCTGGATGGAATGACTAATGTATACagaaatgtacaaaatgtCATAGTTAAGATTGGTCCTCATAGACCTACCAAGAGcagtttattaataaattgtcaTTTTGATACCTTCCCAGAAAGTCCTG GTGGTTCTGACGATGGAGCTGGTTGTGCTGTGATGTTAGAAATTTTACGTGTGATTTCTCATAGTCCAAAGTTGTTTaagcataatgttatatttttgtttaatggTGCTGAAGAGAACTTATTACAG GCTTCTCATGGCTTTATAACGCAACACCCTTGGGCTAAGGAGGTCAGagcttttataaatttagaagCTTGTGGTGCAGGCGGTcgtgaattattatttcaggCTGGACCTGATAGCTCCTGGATGCTTCAG aTATATGCTAAATCTGTTCCTTATCCTTATGCATCATCCTTAGctcaagaaatatttgaaagtggtATTGTACCTGGAGATACTGATTTTCGAATATTCAGAGACTTTGGGAACGTTTCTG GTCTTGATTTTGCTTGGGCAACCAATGGTTATGTGTACCATACTAAGTTTGATAATATTCATCAAATACCATTGGGGTCTTTACAAAGGACTGGAGATAATATACTTGCTTTATTACAAGGGATAGTAttagataattatttatccGAGGTACCACCTCAAGATCACACAGGAAATCCTGTGTTCTTTGACTTTTTAGGTACATTTGTAGTCAGATGGCCACAGTATGCATCAAgtacaattaatattatcagtATAGTTGCCGgtatatattcaatatatctAAACATGCAAAATGCTCGGCGAG atGTAAAAAAATCAGTATATTTAAAgcatttactattatgtaccgGAGCAATAATCGTTTCATGGTTAGTATCTATACTTTCATGTACATTAATCGCCCTTATTCTTACTAAACTTGGGAAAGTTATGAGTTGGTATGCAAGACCAGCATGGTTGTTTTTCTTATATGTGGTCCCAACTATCTTTGTGTCAATGacgtttttcttatttattgggTCACGTCAAAAGAAG GAAGTTAAATCTGCGTGGATcttatatcaaatatactGTGATTCGTATTCTATAATATGGATGTCTGTTCTCTTCTATTGTGTTATATTGGAGATACGATCTGgttttataccattacatTGGGTTGTATTCCCTACTCTTGGAAATATACTTCGatgtaatttctttaacaAGTGGAGAG GTTGGAAATggctgttttattatttaataacaatgtGTCTACCTTATATACAATCGTTCTACTTAGTAATTGGAgctctttatctttttataccCATAATGGGACGATCTGGTAGCAGTATAAATTCAGAAGTTGTTATGGCTAATATGTTATGCATTCTCTTTTCCTTATTACTCAGTTTCACg TTGCCGTTtgtacttttaataaaaaatgcagAGAGAATCCTGAGTGTGTTAGtgggaatatttttaataactatAGGTGTATTAATTTTGACTCCACTTGGTTTTCCTTATAGTGGTGATTTGTCATCATTGGCACCAGAACGATTTATGATTGCG CACACACAAAGACAATATTACGACGTAAATGGTAATTTGCGGTATACGGGAACAGGATATTGGATAGCTGATTTAGACATGAATAGTCCACATAGTGTGGAAACTATGGTACCTGAAATAGGTGCCGTAACATCAACAATAAAAGATTGTGAGAAAGAATTATATTGTGGCCTACCGTATTTTATGCCTGTTACGACATTTTTATg gAAAACAAGCTGGATTCCAGGTCCTGCACCTTTGATTAATGTACCAACAAAACTTGAACTCATTTCAAAGTCGATAAAACAGAATATTGTCAGTTTCACCTTCAATGTCACAG GTCCTGATcatataagtataattttatctcCATATAAAGGTGTTCATTTAGGAAAATGGTCTATTTTGGAAGGGAAGCCGTTAGAAGGACCTAAATGGAATGATAGAGAAACATACTTTATCTATTATTCTTGTGCGTCCGATTGTGTTCCTTTCACATTTTCTCTTGAATTGAAT gtAAATAGTATGCCCAAAACTCCATGTTTATCAATAGCATTAGGTGGCCACTTTTTACATGGtgaacaccaaacatctttaAGATTTAAACGATTCTTGGCACAATTTCCATCTTGGACGGTCGTCACTCCATGGACAGCTACCTATACTTCTTGGCAATTTTAA
- the LOC132914250 gene encoding uncharacterized protein LOC132914250: MGITNLSEYLKKYVNSSEDLAFLQTLSRHASFASLITRHPSVVTLITGHSARASITSAMKPIQITKKYAHTEVEQSEDPKRILKNNIPASISVQTQVLQADPVVTGKLQLGTIEASTQLVLPDPDKHSKLIEFVPKDVSRDTKKEQGTESEPLAIETRFSIGRKKREIGVNAMDFFDKAVQNTVCISIQTTDEIDQKGKEQDKYYKTDTIEMKEVAINVVDQASKGIQSSICVSRGNLAYRMSFEKMIEFGTTMSLHQVRSVGCVTAEKIKEFKSNFVQCVSKEKFPLARSKSDDSVKRCARRDTELKHFVEKETQEFEDSCTTDTCPLNILHLSRDPTMLSVLQQLLQKILFIHEQKMQDKYKYHLKENCFIDMDKMVTAIKEYIMMLEPSVIRDDVEEFHEKVDKKSSLTEVRRRPSLKEIGTFTMCNDKLTMTEEDIFELILQSTSTKMDKKQGIVEDSILLLEKMKRKYPMIDKEVCTRLNCKDVGISGSLMQLCNRDIEVQGDTRLFKDSVCVAKYEDITERISVGTQKRDPILVRVIKCNESQAVVRSDKETLTMKKDVHFEKKCISKRVETCGRTTCIPSTVCKITNEANLKSTLRKERENEMIDSYDICDINCKGKISYDWTDVTNDILSNVTNSKIPICMRPLQKYTYTRSK; this comes from the exons ATGGGAATTACTAATCTatcggaatatttaaaaaagtatgtGAACAGCTCCGAGGATTTAGCATTTCTACAGACATTATCAAGACATGCATCTTTTGCATCTTTGATAACAAGACATCCATCTGTTGTAACTTTAATAACAGGACACTCTGCAAGAGCATCAATTACTTCAGCCATGAAACCTATTcaaattacgaagaaatatGCTCATACAGAAGTAGAACAAAGCGAAGATCCAAAAaggattttaaaaaataatattccagcATCCATATCGGTTCAAACGCAAGTTCTACAGGCGGATCCTGTAGTAACAGGTAAATTACAGTTGGGTACCATAGAAGCTTCTACCCAACTAGTTCTACCAGATCCGGATAAACATTCAAAACTAATTGAATTCGTACCAAAAGATGTTTCTCGAGATACGAAGAAGGAACAAGGTACAGAATCAGAACCACTTGCAATTGAAACGCGATTTTCTATTGGAAGGAAAAAACGTGAAATAGGTGTCAACGCAATGGATTTTTTTGACAAAGCGGTGCAAAATACAGTTTGTATATCAATTCAAACTACAGATGAAATTGATCAAAAAGGGAAAGAgcaagataaatattataagacTGATACGATAGAGATGAAGGAAGTAGCAATAAATGTGGTAGATCAAGCCTCGAAAGGAATACAGAGTAGTATCTGTGTATCACGAGGAAATTTAGCCTACCGTATGTCTTTTGAAAAGATGATAGAATTTGGTACTACCATGTCCTTGCATCAAGTGCGTAGCGTCGGCTGCGTGACGGCGGAAAAGATCAAAGAATTCAAATCGAACTTCGTACAGTGCGtttctaaagaaaaatttcctttGGCTCGATCCAAGTCTGATGATTCTGTGAAACGTTGTGCTCGTCGAGATACGGAATTGAAACATTTTgtggaaaaagaaa CACAAGAATTTGAGGATTCATGCACAACAGATACGTGTCCATTGAATATACTACATCTTAGTAGAGATCCCACCATGCTCTCAGTTTTACAACAACTTCtgcagaaaatattatttatacacgAACAAAAAATGCaag acaaatataaatatcacttaaaagaaaattgtttcatcgACATGGACAAAATGGTGACAGCAATCaaagaatatataatgatGCTAGAGCCAAGTGTTATCAGAGATGATGTGGAAGAATTTCATGAGAAGGTTGATAAAAAGTCATCTTTGACAGAAGTTCGAAGACGACCAAGTTTGAAGGAAATTGGCACGTTTACCATGTGTAATGATAAATTAACCATGACTGAAGAAGatattttcgaattaatattGCAATCCACATCCACGAAAATGGATAAAAAACAAGGAATCGTGGAAGACAGTATATTGCTATTAGAGAAAATGAAGAGGAAATATCCAATGATAGACAAAGAAGTTTGTACTCGTTTGAATTGTAAAGATGTTGGTATCAGTGGATCGTTGATGCAGCTGTGCAATCGCGACATAGAAGTTCAAGGTGATACTCGATTGTTCAAGGACTCTGTATGTGTCGCAAAGTATGAAGATATAACAGAAAGAATAAGCGTGGGTACCCAGAAACGAGATCCGATACTGGTTCGAGTGATCAAGTGCAATGAAAGTCAGGCGGTAGTACGGTCGGATAAAGAAACGTTAACTATGAAAAAGGATGTACattttgaaaagaaatgtataaGCAAACGTGTAGAAACATGCGGTCGAACGACTTGCATTCCGTCTACTGtttgtaaaataacaaatgaagCCAATTTAAAATCTACTCTTCGTAAAGAGCGCGAAAATGAAATGATCGATAGTTATGATATATGcgatataaattgtaaaggaAAAATATCTTATGACTGGACTGATGTAACAAATGATATACTTTCAAATGTTACTAATTCGAAAATTCCGATCTGCATGAGACcactacaaaaatatacatacactagaagcaaataa
- the LOC132914276 gene encoding trimeric intracellular cation channel type 1B.1: protein MDPEAFLDMANQVIKLKMFPYFDIAHSVLCALHVREDLGSGAQAFSRKHPLSCWLSTMLVVFASGMLCNGLLGEPIIAPLKNTPQVVVATIVWYMIFYTPFDIGYKIAKFLPVKIVCATMKEIYRCKKVYDGVSHAGKLYPNAYLIMVLIGTLKGNGAGFTKLFERLIRGVWTPTAMEFMQPSFPTKASMVASIIFVLDKKTDLISAPHALVYFGIVIFFVYFKLSSILLGIHDPFVPFENLFSALFLGGICDWLAKLLGRGQAKDEKADAKRKD, encoded by the exons ATGGATCCCGAAGCATTCCTGGACATGGCCAATCAGGtcattaaattgaaaatgttcCCGTACTTTGATATCGCACACAGCGTACTCTGTGCTTTACACGTCAGAGAAGATTTGGGATCCG GTGCTCAAGCATTTTCTCGGAAACATCCTCTTTCATGTTGGCTTTCAACAATGTTGGTAGTGTTTGCAAGTGGTATGCTATGCAATGGTCTTTTAGGAGAGCCGATTATTGCACCTTTGAAAAATACACCACAAGTGGTAGTAGCAACTATTGTTTG gtatatgatattttatacaccATTTGATATTGGATATAAAATTGCCAAGTTTTTACCAGTAAAGATAGTATGTGCTACTATGAAGGAAATATATAG GTGTAAAAAAGTATATGATGGAGTATCTCATGCAGGAAAACTTTACCCAAATGCATATCTTATCATGGTGTTAATTGGAACACTCAAAG gaaATGGTGCAGGTTTTACAAAACTTTTTGAACGTCTTATACGAGGTGTATGGACTCCAACTGCTATGGAATTTATGCAACCTAGCTT cCCTACGAAAGCATCAATGGTTGCATCCATTATCTTCGTCCTTGATAAAAAGACTGATCTCATCTCGGCTCCTCACGCGTTAGTTTACTTTGGTATCGTTATTTTCTTCGTGTATTTCAAG cTATCGTCCATTTTGCTTGGAATTCATGATCCGTTCGTACCTTTCGAAAATCTATTCTCTGCGTTGTTCCTCGGAGGAATTTGCGATTGGTTAGCCAAATTGTTGGGACGAGGCCAAGCTAAAGATGAGAAAGCGGATGCCAAGAGAAAGGACTAA